In the Bradyrhizobium guangzhouense genome, one interval contains:
- a CDS encoding flavin monoamine oxidase family protein — MPDRSEHIVIVGAGAAGLMAARQLARAGRRVTILEARERCGGRIHPLPASEFGYAADGGAEFVHGEAPITRDLAREAGLTVRTIGGAQWSFDGTIFSRENPREPYDEQLHAAVKDLADDLTVADFLRQHFAGPEHARLRHAVERMVEGYDAADPARASTLALRDEWMNDGHAMQARLDGGYGGLIDFLLAECRKSGVVIHLGAVVTAIEDSGGKVIVRCAGGELQDCDRVILTVPLPLLREIALPAAARETAAAARDIGFGGVIKILLRFTRPWWRERRKELADMLFLLSDETIPVWWTRHPDRHPVLTGWFGGPRTAGLAHLDQKGLIDAGLASLAAIFGIPREEIAQDLVAAAAANWANDPFARGAYSWATPRTRAAQQILARADGSILFSGEAVYRGRDMGTVEAALASGLETAGVILRG; from the coding sequence ATGCCTGATAGGTCCGAGCACATCGTCATTGTCGGCGCAGGGGCGGCAGGGCTGATGGCGGCCCGCCAGCTCGCGCGCGCCGGCAGGCGGGTCACGATCCTGGAGGCGCGCGAACGCTGCGGCGGACGCATTCATCCGCTGCCGGCGTCGGAGTTCGGCTATGCCGCCGACGGCGGCGCGGAGTTCGTTCATGGCGAGGCGCCGATCACGCGCGACCTGGCGCGTGAGGCGGGGCTGACAGTGCGCACGATCGGCGGCGCGCAATGGAGCTTTGACGGCACGATATTCTCGCGAGAGAATCCGCGCGAGCCCTATGACGAGCAGCTTCATGCCGCCGTGAAGGATCTGGCGGACGATCTCACCGTTGCCGATTTTCTGCGCCAGCATTTTGCCGGGCCGGAGCACGCGCGGCTGCGGCATGCGGTCGAACGCATGGTCGAGGGCTATGATGCGGCCGATCCCGCGCGCGCCTCGACGCTGGCGCTGCGCGACGAATGGATGAATGACGGACATGCGATGCAGGCGCGCCTCGACGGCGGCTATGGCGGCCTGATCGATTTTCTTCTCGCCGAGTGCCGCAAGTCCGGCGTTGTCATTCACCTCGGCGCTGTCGTCACCGCAATCGAGGACAGCGGGGGCAAGGTCATTGTCCGTTGTGCAGGCGGTGAGCTGCAAGACTGCGATCGCGTGATCCTCACCGTGCCGCTGCCGCTGTTGCGCGAGATCGCGCTGCCCGCGGCCGCACGCGAGACCGCGGCAGCGGCACGCGACATCGGCTTCGGCGGCGTCATCAAGATCCTGCTGCGGTTCACGCGGCCATGGTGGCGCGAGCGGCGCAAAGAGCTTGCCGACATGCTCTTCCTGCTGTCGGACGAGACCATTCCCGTATGGTGGACGCGTCATCCGGATCGGCATCCGGTGCTGACGGGATGGTTCGGCGGTCCGCGAACCGCGGGGTTGGCGCATCTCGATCAGAAAGGGCTGATCGATGCCGGCCTCGCTTCGCTCGCCGCCATTTTCGGCATTCCGCGCGAGGAGATTGCGCAGGATCTCGTGGCGGCGGCAGCGGCGAACTGGGCGAATGATCCCTTTGCCCGCGGCGCCTATTCCTGGGCTACGCCACGGACGCGGGCGGCGCAACAGATCCTGGCGCGCGCCGATGGCTCGATCTTGTTTTCCGGCGAAGCGGTTTATCGTGGTCGCGACATGGGAACGGTCGAGGCTGCGCTGGCGAGCGGCCTGGAAACGGCAGGGGTCATTTTGCGGGGATGA
- a CDS encoding cysteine hydrolase family protein, translating into MPHPLPALIVVDVQRAFDEWEAAGQRRNNPDAAARIVDLLAAFRASGAPIFHIRHEGTKPNSTFRPERTGYAVKDEAREQGGEPVIVKRVNSAFIGTDLETRLRASNIATLVICGATTNHCVETTTRMAGNLGFDAQLVRDATWTFDRVGPDGETHSAENIHTMTLSNLNREFARIVTAGEVIASLAALRQ; encoded by the coding sequence TCATCCCCTCCCCGCCCTCATCGTCGTCGACGTCCAGCGCGCATTCGACGAATGGGAGGCCGCGGGCCAGCGGCGCAACAATCCGGATGCGGCGGCGCGCATCGTTGACCTGCTCGCCGCGTTCCGGGCAAGCGGCGCGCCGATCTTCCATATCCGCCACGAAGGCACCAAGCCGAACTCGACGTTTCGCCCCGAGCGCACCGGCTACGCCGTCAAGGACGAGGCGCGCGAGCAGGGCGGCGAGCCTGTCATCGTCAAGCGCGTCAACAGCGCCTTCATTGGCACCGACCTCGAGACGCGCCTGCGCGCAAGTAACATCGCAACGCTCGTGATCTGCGGTGCCACCACCAATCATTGCGTGGAGACGACGACGCGCATGGCCGGCAATCTCGGCTTCGATGCACAGCTCGTGCGCGACGCCACCTGGACATTCGACCGCGTCGGCCCCGATGGCGAGACGCATTCGGCCGAGAACATTCACACAATGACGCTGTCGAATCTGAACCGCGAATTTGCCCGCATCGTGACGGCAGGCGAAGTGATCGCCTCGCTCGCAGCGTTGCGACAATAA